The Polynucleobacter necessarius genome has a window encoding:
- the bioD gene encoding dethiobiotin synthase — translation MTINTSTSFFVTGTDTEVGKTLVAGALILKLRETGISAVGFKPVVAGTYIDTSGQKFNEDLETLRIASGLNSQEQSLCPYVLDQAAAPHLVAKKNGVYLDSSIILGDLHSLNQKFEAVVVEGAGGFLVPLNEQEDLGDLAQAIDLPVILVVGMRLGCINHALLTCEAIQSRQLTIAGWVANTLSEEMSLLEENIQTLKDRVFAPFLGIIPTLPQQLHKPNNAPYSIETLEFAAGHINLPE, via the coding sequence ATGACGATCAATACCTCTACTAGCTTTTTTGTAACAGGCACCGATACTGAGGTTGGTAAAACTTTAGTTGCCGGCGCGCTCATTCTGAAACTGAGAGAAACAGGTATCAGCGCAGTCGGCTTTAAACCTGTCGTTGCTGGAACCTATATTGATACTAGCGGTCAAAAATTCAACGAGGATTTAGAGACATTACGCATTGCTTCAGGATTAAATTCTCAAGAACAAAGTCTTTGTCCTTACGTTCTCGATCAAGCAGCAGCACCCCACCTTGTTGCCAAAAAGAATGGTGTTTACCTAGACTCCTCCATCATTTTGGGTGATTTGCATTCACTAAATCAAAAATTTGAGGCGGTTGTTGTTGAGGGGGCTGGTGGATTTTTAGTTCCTTTAAATGAACAAGAAGATTTAGGCGATCTCGCTCAGGCAATCGATTTACCAGTCATCCTCGTTGTAGGCATGCGTTTGGGCTGCATTAATCACGCCCTACTCACTTGTGAAGCAATTCAGTCTCGCCAGTTAACGATTGCCGGCTGGGTAGCGAATACGCTTTCAGAGGAGATGTCTCTGCTGGAAGAAAATATTCAAACCCTAAAAGACCGAGTTTTTGCACCATTTTTAGGCATCATTCCCACCCTTCCTCAACAGCTTCATAAACCAAATAATGCCCCCTACTCCATAGAGACCTTAGAATTTGCTGCAGGGCATATAAATCTGCCAGAGTAA
- the ftsL gene encoding cell division protein FtsL yields the protein MNRATLTLLVLLLVCALSLVAAQQRARKLFISLERAQIEERKLNQDWLRLEYEQRNLSKSARIRDVARNQLHMVPISPERTLYLKETR from the coding sequence TTGAATCGCGCCACGTTGACATTACTCGTTTTGTTGTTAGTCTGCGCCCTGTCTTTGGTTGCAGCACAGCAGCGTGCACGTAAATTATTTATCTCCTTGGAGCGCGCACAAATTGAAGAGCGCAAGCTCAATCAAGATTGGTTGCGTTTAGAGTATGAGCAGCGCAACCTTTCAAAGTCTGCACGGATTCGCGATGTTGCTCGCAATCAGTTGCATATGGTCCCGATATCTCCTGAACGTACTTTGTATTTGAAGGAGACTAGATGA
- a CDS encoding UDP-N-acetylmuramoyl-tripeptide--D-alanyl-D-alanine ligase, with translation MTTPMTTLAQVHAMLPGSQLIHADAKSAEGISISHIGSDSRQIQPGELFIALSGDRFDAHDFLGDVATSGASAALISDKTACPESLSAVCVQDVKQGLGALAKAWRAQFSIPVALVTGSNGKTTVKEMIASIFKAAAGEERTLVTKGNFNNDIGLPLTLLRMRATDRLAVIELGMNYPGETAELAVIAQANIALINNAQREHQEFMSTVEAVAKEHATTLSTLSADGVAVFPADSEFSVVWHQAAAGRKVIDFALSTDSASTKASVVGKLLTSGRIEISTDLGKLEVQLNTLGNHNVRNALAASAVALGAGLSLEQIKAGLESFVPVNGRMQSKPLNAGRTLIDDSYNANPDSVRAAIDALKQSANNSWLVLGDMGEVGDQGPAFHEEVGVYAAEQGISKLFAIGEQCKFAVQGFNESEKALATSGATHFTTLDRLLAELNSALADQELDKQLHLDILVKGSRFMRMERVVQALLEEAKACS, from the coding sequence ATGACTACGCCCATGACTACGCTTGCTCAAGTGCATGCCATGTTGCCAGGCAGCCAGTTGATTCATGCTGATGCAAAGTCTGCTGAAGGAATTTCTATTTCTCATATTGGCAGCGATAGCCGTCAGATTCAGCCCGGCGAATTATTCATTGCTTTGTCGGGCGATCGTTTCGATGCACATGATTTCTTGGGCGATGTGGCAACATCAGGAGCAAGTGCGGCGCTGATTAGTGATAAAACAGCATGCCCAGAAAGCTTATCTGCGGTATGTGTCCAGGATGTTAAACAGGGTTTGGGTGCGTTGGCAAAGGCGTGGCGTGCCCAGTTTTCTATTCCAGTGGCTTTAGTAACTGGATCTAATGGTAAGACTACTGTGAAAGAGATGATTGCTTCAATCTTCAAGGCGGCCGCGGGTGAAGAGCGCACTCTGGTCACTAAAGGTAACTTCAATAACGATATTGGCCTGCCTTTAACTTTGCTACGCATGCGAGCAACTGATCGCTTGGCAGTAATTGAGCTAGGCATGAATTATCCTGGGGAAACAGCTGAATTAGCTGTTATTGCTCAAGCTAATATTGCCCTGATTAACAATGCGCAACGCGAGCATCAGGAATTTATGTCGACCGTGGAAGCAGTTGCAAAAGAACATGCGACTACCTTGAGCACACTTTCTGCGGATGGTGTTGCGGTATTTCCGGCAGACTCTGAATTTTCTGTTGTTTGGCATCAAGCCGCGGCAGGACGCAAGGTGATTGATTTTGCTTTGTCTACAGATTCTGCTTCAACCAAAGCCTCTGTAGTTGGTAAGTTATTGACCAGTGGGCGAATTGAGATTTCAACTGATCTTGGCAAGCTTGAGGTTCAACTGAATACATTGGGAAACCACAATGTTCGCAATGCATTAGCAGCCAGCGCAGTCGCATTGGGTGCTGGTTTAAGTTTGGAGCAGATTAAGGCTGGCCTGGAATCTTTTGTTCCAGTAAATGGACGCATGCAGTCAAAGCCTTTAAATGCTGGACGCACTTTGATTGATGATAGTTACAACGCCAATCCAGATTCAGTTAGGGCTGCTATTGATGCACTCAAACAGTCTGCAAATAATTCTTGGTTGGTACTGGGCGATATGGGTGAGGTAGGCGATCAAGGCCCCGCGTTTCATGAGGAAGTCGGTGTCTACGCTGCTGAGCAAGGCATCTCTAAGTTATTTGCTATCGGCGAGCAGTGCAAATTCGCGGTGCAAGGATTTAATGAATCAGAGAAGGCTCTAGCTACTAGCGGGGCTACTCATTTCACAACTTTGGATCGCTTGCTCGCAGAACTCAATTCAGCACTGGCAGATCAAGAGTTAGACAAGCAGTTGCACTTAGATATTTTGGTTAAGGGATCTCGTTTTATGCGTATGGAGCGTGTAGTACAGGCCTTATTAGAGGAGGCTAAAGCATGCTCTTGA
- a CDS encoding UDP-N-acetylmuramoyl-L-alanyl-D-glutamate--2,6-diaminopimelate ligase, whose protein sequence is MMAMVNIEPHLLISHLRDLTSADAKVTADSRQIQSGDIFFAYPVGHGNALRDGREYIAAALANGAAAVVFDPADGVANEYLDRPECFAIEGLSSLAGELCAEWYDYPSKQLNVIGVTGTNGKTSITQWLAQALDEANHRAAVLGTLGAGFPGALIQTGYTTPDAPRLQTQLKELLDKGAQQVAIEISSHALDQDRVTGLDVRAAVFTNLTQDHLDYHGTMGEYAEAKAKLFQLPELKNVIINFDDAFGRELAMKLLAVGGPEVWGYALSGNAFAGFEKFGDRLKRTHAENTLFTTAGYESQFNCDALGSSAVQLAVLGEFNLSNCLAVWTVLLSQGLSPSEASKRMSKLSAVPGRMELIRLNKAQRTEGPLIVVDYAHTLDALTKALTALRPIANQRGGKVWCVFGCGGDRDIGKRPQMGRAAQEFADHVVITSDNPRSEDPGSIIAMIEAGMSGDLSNVQALPDRAAAIMAAVRHADIRDIVLVAGKGHESTQEISGKKFDFSDQEHIRLAAGGSL, encoded by the coding sequence ATGATGGCAATGGTGAACATCGAACCCCATCTCTTGATCTCGCATTTACGTGATCTCACATCGGCAGATGCAAAAGTCACTGCTGATAGTCGTCAAATTCAATCTGGCGATATATTCTTTGCATATCCTGTTGGTCATGGCAATGCCTTGCGAGATGGCCGTGAATACATTGCAGCTGCTTTAGCAAATGGAGCTGCAGCAGTGGTATTTGATCCTGCTGATGGCGTTGCTAATGAGTACTTGGATCGACCAGAGTGTTTTGCGATTGAAGGCTTATCCAGCTTAGCTGGAGAACTCTGTGCTGAGTGGTATGACTACCCAAGTAAACAGCTCAACGTTATTGGCGTTACTGGCACTAATGGCAAAACTAGTATTACACAATGGCTGGCGCAAGCTTTAGATGAAGCCAATCATCGGGCGGCCGTACTGGGCACCTTGGGAGCTGGATTTCCAGGGGCATTAATTCAGACCGGCTACACCACCCCAGATGCACCACGTTTACAAACTCAATTGAAAGAATTGCTTGACAAAGGTGCTCAGCAAGTCGCTATAGAAATTTCCTCTCATGCGCTTGATCAAGATCGGGTTACTGGTTTGGATGTACGTGCGGCTGTGTTTACCAATTTGACTCAAGATCACTTGGATTATCACGGCACGATGGGTGAGTACGCAGAGGCAAAAGCTAAGCTGTTTCAGCTACCTGAGCTTAAAAATGTCATCATCAATTTTGACGATGCATTTGGGCGCGAATTAGCAATGAAACTGCTTGCTGTTGGCGGTCCTGAAGTATGGGGCTACGCATTAAGCGGCAATGCATTTGCTGGATTTGAAAAATTTGGCGATCGTCTGAAGCGTACTCATGCAGAAAACACCTTGTTTACAACTGCCGGCTATGAATCACAATTCAACTGTGATGCCTTAGGCTCAAGCGCTGTCCAGCTTGCAGTATTAGGTGAATTCAATTTAAGTAATTGCCTTGCTGTTTGGACGGTTCTGTTGTCTCAAGGCTTGAGTCCGAGCGAGGCCTCTAAGCGCATGAGCAAACTGAGTGCTGTTCCTGGTCGCATGGAATTGATTCGTTTGAATAAAGCGCAAAGAACTGAGGGCCCATTAATTGTTGTGGACTATGCACATACATTGGATGCCCTTACTAAAGCATTAACTGCATTACGCCCCATTGCAAATCAACGAGGTGGAAAAGTATGGTGTGTCTTTGGTTGCGGTGGTGATCGAGATATTGGTAAGCGCCCCCAAATGGGTCGTGCAGCGCAAGAGTTTGCTGATCATGTTGTGATTACGAGTGATAACCCCCGATCTGAAGATCCGGGTTCTATTATTGCCATGATTGAAGCTGGTATGTCAGGCGACCTATCAAATGTGCAAGCGCTGCCTGATAGAGCGGCAGCCATCATGGCCGCGGTAAGACATGCCGATATCAGAGATATTGTTCTGGTTGCTGGCAAAGGACATGAGTCCACTCAAGAAATTAGTGGCAAAAAATTTGATTTTTCAGATCAAGAGCATATTCGTTTGGCGGCAGGAGGTAGTCTATGA
- a CDS encoding aminotransferase class I/II-fold pyridoxal phosphate-dependent enzyme: protein MPDARALFFSTGYLANINAITGISRLAEQGQASIYSAKLNHASLIDGVRLTSAQTKAKINLFDHQNLDLLEEALKQDTLPLKLIVVDGVFSMDGDIAPVEKLLHIAEQYDALLMVDDAHGFGVLGEQGHGILEQADVHSERIIYVGTLGKAAGVSGAFICAAAPFIEWLIQKGRPYKLIQIWNEEMNFSRWEKTPSSTPIQPVILGSNANALAAAKLLDEAGYWIPAIRPPTVPVGNSRLRITFSANHSADDLRELIKTLKSIEKHVESNL, encoded by the coding sequence ATTCCCGATGCAAGAGCGCTGTTCTTTAGCACCGGCTATCTTGCAAACATCAACGCCATTACTGGAATTTCTAGGCTTGCTGAGCAAGGTCAAGCCAGCATTTATTCTGCCAAACTCAATCATGCCTCTTTGATTGATGGCGTACGCCTAACTAGCGCACAAACGAAAGCCAAGATAAATTTATTTGATCACCAAAATCTTGACTTGCTAGAAGAAGCATTAAAGCAAGACACTCTGCCACTGAAATTAATTGTGGTTGATGGTGTCTTCAGCATGGATGGGGATATTGCACCCGTAGAAAAACTACTCCATATCGCCGAACAATATGATGCACTCTTAATGGTCGATGATGCCCACGGATTTGGCGTGCTTGGCGAACAAGGCCACGGTATTTTGGAGCAAGCAGACGTACATTCAGAAAGAATTATTTATGTCGGCACACTTGGCAAGGCAGCTGGTGTGAGCGGTGCTTTTATTTGTGCAGCTGCACCGTTTATTGAGTGGCTCATCCAAAAGGGGCGCCCTTATAAGTTGATTCAGATTTGGAATGAGGAGATGAATTTCTCAAGGTGGGAAAAAACCCCTTCATCTACCCCCATTCAGCCAGTAATTTTAGGAAGTAACGCTAATGCATTAGCGGCAGCCAAACTCTTAGATGAAGCAGGTTATTGGATCCCCGCAATCCGCCCACCCACGGTACCAGTTGGTAACTCTCGGTTGCGTATTACCTTTTCCGCAAACCATAGCGCTGATGATTTACGTGAACTGATTAAGACATTGAAGTCTATTGAGAAACACGTAGAAAGTAATTTATGA
- the coq7 gene encoding 2-polyprenyl-3-methyl-6-methoxy-1,4-benzoquinone monooxygenase encodes MALIDRFIIEFDTALRSVVGGAHAHRPTPGSDKQSTALLDAKDREHAAGLMRVNHVGEVCAQALYQSQKLVACNPQIRQMLDHSGQEEMDHLAWCETRLQELGSHTSYLNPLWYAGSFAIGLAAGLAGDKWSLGFVAETEKQVENHLESHLEKLPVEDERSRAIVDQMRIDEIEHGQAAILVGGEVLPGPIQKLMWAMSKVMTRTAYKI; translated from the coding sequence ATGGCCTTGATTGATCGCTTCATTATTGAGTTTGATACAGCTTTACGCTCTGTAGTAGGGGGTGCTCATGCCCATCGTCCAACCCCGGGTTCAGATAAGCAATCTACTGCTTTATTAGATGCAAAAGATCGGGAGCATGCCGCAGGTTTAATGCGCGTCAATCATGTGGGTGAAGTCTGCGCCCAAGCCCTCTATCAATCGCAAAAATTAGTGGCCTGCAATCCTCAAATTCGGCAGATGCTGGATCACTCTGGCCAAGAGGAAATGGACCATTTAGCTTGGTGCGAAACACGCCTCCAAGAGCTAGGTTCACACACTAGTTATCTCAACCCACTTTGGTATGCAGGATCCTTTGCAATCGGCTTGGCTGCGGGCTTAGCGGGCGATAAGTGGAGCCTGGGATTTGTTGCTGAAACTGAAAAGCAAGTAGAGAATCACCTGGAGAGTCATCTCGAAAAATTGCCCGTTGAAGATGAGCGTTCTCGTGCCATAGTTGATCAAATGCGCATCGACGAAATCGAGCATGGACAGGCTGCAATTTTAGTGGGTGGAGAAGTCTTACCGGGGCCGATTCAGAAGTTGATGTGGGCGATGTCTAAAGTCATGACAAGAACTGCTTACAAAATCTAG
- the bioB gene encoding biotin synthase BioB, giving the protein MQATQTTEKPLTQVKSQKDLHKEVDASGARSVAQIEALFVLPFSELMFRAQETHRANFPDGDVELATLLSIKTGGCPEDCGYCPQAARYDTDVKANKLVDLDEVLEAAKAAKAAGSNRFCMGAAWREPKDRDIEKVTAMIKGVKALGLETCATLGMLEANQAQALQEAGLDFYNHNLDTSEDFYCSVISTRGYQDRLDTISNVRAAGMSVCCGGIVGMGESREQRAAFLARLANLSPYPESVPINHLVPVAGTPLADQKPLDPLEFVRTIAVARITMPRARVRLSAGRQELGRAVQAMCFQAGANSIFYGEQLLTTGNPEAEQDRELLAELGLKTKQSCKAEVLV; this is encoded by the coding sequence ATGCAGGCCACCCAAACTACCGAAAAACCCCTCACTCAAGTCAAGTCTCAAAAAGATTTGCATAAAGAGGTCGACGCTTCGGGTGCTAGGTCTGTAGCCCAGATTGAGGCTTTATTTGTCCTCCCATTTAGTGAATTAATGTTCAGGGCGCAAGAAACCCATCGCGCCAACTTCCCTGATGGCGATGTGGAGCTGGCTACGCTTTTGTCAATCAAGACCGGTGGCTGCCCTGAGGATTGTGGCTATTGCCCACAGGCAGCTCGTTATGACACCGACGTCAAAGCGAATAAGCTGGTGGATCTGGATGAGGTTCTGGAGGCCGCTAAGGCTGCTAAAGCCGCAGGATCGAACCGTTTCTGTATGGGCGCTGCTTGGCGAGAGCCTAAAGACCGTGATATTGAAAAAGTCACCGCCATGATTAAGGGTGTAAAGGCCTTGGGCTTAGAAACCTGCGCCACACTGGGGATGTTGGAGGCTAATCAGGCTCAAGCGCTTCAGGAGGCCGGTTTGGACTTTTATAACCACAATTTGGATACCAGCGAGGACTTCTATTGCTCAGTCATTTCCACCCGTGGATACCAAGACCGTTTAGATACGATTTCTAATGTACGTGCTGCAGGCATGTCAGTGTGTTGTGGCGGCATTGTGGGTATGGGCGAGTCTCGTGAACAGCGCGCAGCATTTCTGGCCCGTCTGGCCAATTTAAGCCCATATCCAGAGTCAGTGCCGATTAATCACTTGGTTCCAGTTGCTGGAACCCCTTTGGCAGATCAGAAACCTTTGGACCCATTGGAGTTTGTGAGAACTATTGCAGTGGCCCGAATCACCATGCCGCGTGCACGCGTGCGTTTGTCAGCTGGTCGCCAAGAGCTCGGCAGGGCAGTGCAGGCAATGTGCTTCCAAGCCGGTGCGAATTCTATCTTCTATGGTGAGCAACTACTCACTACCGGTAATCCCGAGGCAGAGCAAGACCGTGAGCTATTGGCCGAGTTGGGTTTAAAGACCAAGCAAAGCTGCAAAGCTGAGGTTCTAGTCTAG
- the rsmH gene encoding 16S rRNA (cytosine(1402)-N(4))-methyltransferase RsmH, with the protein MNITHRPVLLAEAVTALISGPRITSPEASKNLLLIDGTFGRGGHTQALLSQLPPSARMISFDKDLDAIAVAEKINDPRLRIVHDSFAQMDQYAEPESVDGILLDLGISSPQVDEAHRGFSFRKDGPLDMRMNTDHGLTAAEWLEQASQEDITRVIKTYGEERFAFQIAKAIVAKREEGLSPKTTLQLASLVASVVRTREVGQDPATRTFQALRIFINRELEDLELGLKAALSLLKPGARLAVISFHSLEDRIVKQFLQSHAKVEVPRGLPVRDRDLPQSALEIIGRVKPSDEEAQENPRARSAIMRVAEKRAGEFA; encoded by the coding sequence ATGAACATAACTCATCGCCCAGTATTACTGGCCGAGGCGGTGACGGCGCTGATCAGTGGCCCACGCATCACCTCTCCCGAAGCATCAAAAAATCTACTCTTGATCGATGGAACCTTTGGGCGTGGCGGTCATACGCAAGCGCTGCTTTCACAATTGCCTCCGAGCGCGCGAATGATTTCCTTCGACAAGGATTTGGATGCGATCGCAGTCGCGGAAAAAATCAACGATCCACGTTTACGAATCGTGCACGACAGTTTTGCGCAGATGGATCAGTACGCGGAGCCAGAGTCCGTCGATGGAATTTTGTTGGATCTGGGAATCAGCTCTCCACAAGTGGACGAAGCACATCGCGGGTTTTCCTTTCGCAAAGATGGCCCACTCGATATGCGCATGAATACCGATCATGGTTTGACGGCGGCAGAATGGTTAGAGCAAGCATCACAAGAGGACATCACGCGTGTGATTAAGACTTATGGTGAAGAGCGTTTTGCATTTCAGATCGCAAAAGCTATCGTAGCTAAGCGAGAGGAAGGTTTGTCGCCTAAAACAACTTTGCAATTGGCGAGCTTGGTTGCCAGCGTCGTTCGCACAAGAGAGGTTGGACAAGATCCAGCTACTAGAACTTTCCAGGCACTCCGAATTTTTATTAATCGTGAATTAGAAGATTTAGAGCTTGGATTAAAAGCGGCGCTAAGTTTGTTAAAGCCAGGCGCACGTTTGGCGGTCATTAGTTTCCACTCGCTAGAAGACCGCATTGTGAAGCAGTTTCTGCAGTCCCACGCCAAAGTTGAAGTGCCACGTGGCTTGCCTGTTCGCGATCGAGATTTGCCGCAAAGTGCCCTAGAGATTATTGGGCGCGTTAAACCAAGTGATGAGGAGGCTCAAGAGAACCCTCGCGCTCGTTCTGCCATCATGCGTGTCGCAGAAAAACGCGCAGGAGAATTCGCTTGA
- the mraZ gene encoding division/cell wall cluster transcriptional repressor MraZ, with protein sequence MFQGASALNLDAKGRMSVPAKHRNALLVQGEGRITLTKHPDGCLLLFPRPEWETFHSRVAQLPMDAHWWRRIFLGNAAEVDLDSAGRILVSPELRSAAGIEKEVMLLGMGSHLELWDAATYAAKEQAAIAQGMPEALKQFNF encoded by the coding sequence GTGTTTCAAGGTGCGTCAGCTCTCAATTTAGATGCAAAAGGCCGCATGTCTGTGCCGGCAAAGCATCGTAATGCCTTGTTAGTTCAAGGTGAGGGCCGCATTACGCTCACAAAACACCCTGATGGATGCCTCCTGTTGTTTCCTCGTCCTGAGTGGGAAACCTTCCATTCACGTGTAGCGCAATTGCCGATGGATGCCCATTGGTGGCGTCGAATCTTCCTTGGTAATGCTGCGGAAGTGGATTTAGACAGCGCAGGAAGAATTTTGGTGAGCCCAGAGTTGCGATCAGCTGCTGGCATTGAAAAAGAAGTGATGCTACTCGGCATGGGTAGTCATCTCGAGTTGTGGGACGCCGCTACTTACGCTGCAAAAGAACAGGCTGCCATTGCACAAGGTATGCCTGAAGCTCTGAAGCAATTTAATTTTTGA
- the mraY gene encoding phospho-N-acetylmuramoyl-pentapeptide-transferase, with amino-acid sequence MLLILAQWLQDEFGFFRVFNYITFRAVMATVTALLIGLAAGPWVIRKLTALKMGQAVRADGPQTHLVKSGAPTMGGVLILLGIFISCMLWADLSNRFIWIVMIVTFGFGLVGWVDDYRKVARKDPKGMASREKFFWQTLIGLFAAIYLAFSVSEVNNLKVLQLFFDWLKSGFALDLPAKSNLLIPFMKEMSYPLGVMGFIILSYLVIVGSSNAVNLTDGLDGLVIMPVILVGAALGAFAYVMGNAIYAKYLLFPYIPGAGELMIFCGAMGGAGLAFLWYNTHPAQVFMGDVGALALGGALGTIAVIVRQEIVLFVMGGIFVAETLSVMLQVFWFKLTKKRFGEGRRIFRMAPLHHHFELGGWRETQVVVRFWIITILLVLIGLSSLKLR; translated from the coding sequence ATGCTCTTGATATTGGCGCAATGGTTGCAGGATGAATTTGGATTTTTCCGAGTCTTTAACTACATTACCTTTAGAGCGGTAATGGCAACAGTGACTGCTTTGCTGATTGGCTTAGCGGCTGGTCCATGGGTTATTCGGAAGTTGACTGCCTTGAAGATGGGTCAAGCTGTTCGTGCAGACGGCCCACAAACCCATTTAGTGAAATCAGGCGCCCCAACAATGGGTGGTGTATTGATTCTCTTGGGTATTTTTATCTCCTGCATGTTGTGGGCTGATCTGAGTAATCGCTTTATTTGGATTGTGATGATTGTGACTTTTGGATTTGGCCTGGTGGGTTGGGTGGACGACTACCGCAAAGTAGCGCGCAAAGATCCTAAGGGCATGGCTTCAAGAGAAAAATTCTTTTGGCAAACATTGATTGGATTATTTGCCGCAATTTATTTGGCTTTCTCTGTATCAGAAGTAAATAACCTTAAAGTCTTGCAGTTGTTCTTTGATTGGCTCAAAAGCGGCTTCGCTTTAGATTTACCTGCTAAATCAAACTTGCTTATTCCTTTCATGAAAGAGATGAGCTATCCATTAGGTGTAATGGGCTTCATCATTCTGAGCTACTTGGTGATTGTTGGCAGCAGCAACGCTGTGAATCTCACAGATGGACTCGATGGTCTAGTGATTATGCCGGTGATACTAGTTGGTGCCGCTCTAGGCGCTTTTGCTTATGTAATGGGTAATGCAATTTACGCAAAGTATTTGTTATTTCCATACATTCCTGGTGCAGGTGAGCTTATGATCTTCTGTGGTGCCATGGGTGGTGCGGGATTAGCATTCCTTTGGTACAACACACATCCTGCTCAAGTATTTATGGGTGATGTTGGCGCACTTGCTTTGGGTGGCGCACTTGGAACTATTGCAGTGATTGTTCGACAAGAAATCGTGCTCTTTGTGATGGGCGGCATTTTCGTAGCAGAAACACTCTCAGTGATGCTGCAAGTGTTCTGGTTCAAATTGACCAAGAAGCGTTTTGGCGAAGGCCGTCGCATTTTTAGGATGGCCCCACTGCATCACCATTTTGAATTGGGTGGCTGGCGCGAAACACAGGTAGTGGTTCGCTTCTGGATCATCACGATTTTATTAGTTCTCATTGGCCTCTCCAGCCTGAAATTAAGGTAA